From Erwinia sp. HDF1-3R, one genomic window encodes:
- the sctC gene encoding type III secretion system outer membrane ring subunit SctC, whose protein sequence is MSIIFSALLMISVPQYGYTTGKNQQGYIAREEGVKGIFDAISSVMRKPVILSKIAVRKKISGEFDITKPQGVLTAISDQLGLIWYNDGQAIYVYDASEIRNAVIVLRNTSFNVVNDFLKNSGLYDARYPLRSDQRNTTFYVSGPPIYIDLISNAAKYLDQKSDGYDGRENIAVIPLYNTFVEDREYSYRKDKIIIPGISTVVNRVMSNGNSSGGRIQRTQTKPVENDDVWPHSLSESGDASPITDVQMLDGQVRSPLTGNGMSIISDPGTNSLLVRGSAEQVDYIRNLVSSLDKQKRHIELSVWIVDLQKEAFENLGVQWTGNLNVGSNLGISLNGGASTIDRASFMVTALALSEKNQANIVSRPMLLTQENIPAIFDNSRTFYSKLVGERTAQLESVTYGTLLSVLPRFTANGEVEMMLNVEDGNQFDNSQLKAGDLPEVGRTNISTVARVPRGKSLLIGGYTRDEDTSIEGKIPLLSDLPWVGKLFSYTRDRRSNMVRVFLIQPREIEAPLSPDASKLIGEMKSDFSSDKLQNWMMNYLDSQKWR, encoded by the coding sequence TTGAGTATTATTTTTTCTGCTCTGCTAATGATTTCCGTACCACAATATGGTTATACCACTGGTAAAAATCAACAGGGTTACATTGCACGTGAAGAAGGTGTTAAAGGTATATTTGATGCTATCTCTTCTGTTATGCGTAAGCCTGTTATATTGAGTAAAATTGCCGTTCGCAAGAAAATAAGTGGCGAATTTGATATAACTAAGCCTCAGGGGGTTCTTACGGCCATATCCGATCAGCTAGGTTTGATCTGGTATAATGATGGTCAGGCTATTTATGTTTACGATGCATCTGAAATTCGAAATGCCGTTATTGTATTGCGTAACACATCATTCAATGTTGTTAATGATTTTTTAAAAAATTCTGGTTTATATGATGCGCGTTATCCGCTTCGTTCTGATCAGCGTAACACAACATTCTACGTGTCAGGGCCACCGATCTATATCGACTTAATTTCGAATGCGGCAAAGTACCTTGATCAAAAAAGTGATGGTTATGATGGGCGGGAAAACATCGCTGTTATCCCCCTCTATAATACTTTTGTTGAAGACCGGGAATATAGTTACCGGAAAGATAAAATCATCATCCCTGGTATATCCACTGTTGTTAACCGCGTTATGTCAAATGGTAACAGCTCGGGTGGGCGTATTCAGCGCACACAAACTAAGCCTGTGGAAAATGATGACGTTTGGCCACATAGTTTATCTGAGTCAGGAGACGCATCGCCTATTACAGATGTTCAGATGCTTGACGGACAGGTCCGAAGCCCGCTAACGGGTAATGGCATGAGCATAATTTCTGACCCGGGAACTAACAGTCTTTTGGTGCGTGGAAGCGCAGAGCAGGTTGATTATATTCGTAATCTGGTAAGTTCCCTGGACAAGCAGAAACGACATATAGAACTCTCGGTATGGATTGTCGACCTGCAAAAAGAGGCTTTCGAGAACTTAGGTGTCCAGTGGACCGGAAACCTCAATGTAGGTTCAAATCTCGGTATTTCTTTGAATGGCGGCGCCAGTACGATTGATCGTGCAAGTTTTATGGTGACCGCTCTGGCTTTAAGTGAGAAAAACCAGGCGAATATTGTGTCTCGCCCCATGTTACTCACCCAGGAAAATATCCCTGCCATTTTTGATAATAGTCGCACCTTCTATTCTAAATTGGTGGGAGAGCGTACCGCTCAGCTTGAAAGTGTGACTTACGGCACCCTGCTCAGCGTACTTCCCCGTTTCACGGCAAACGGCGAGGTTGAAATGATGCTAAACGTCGAAGATGGTAATCAGTTCGATAACTCGCAGCTTAAAGCGGGTGATTTACCGGAAGTAGGGCGCACAAATATCAGCACTGTTGCCAGGGTACCCAGAGGTAAAAGCTTGCTTATCGGGGGATATACGCGTGATGAAGATACCAGTATAGAGGGGAAAATTCCCTTACTGAGTGATCTTCCCTGGGTAGGAAAGCTCTTTAGCTACACGCGAGACAGGAGGTCGAATATGGTGCGCGTTTTCCTTATTCAGCCACGTGAAATTGAGGCCCCCCTCAGTCCGGACGCCAGTAAACTGATAGGCGAGATGAAGAGTGATTTTTCCAGTGACAAGCTTCAAAACTGGATGATGAATTACCTGGACAGTCAAAAATGGCGCTAG
- the sctW gene encoding type III secretion system gatekeeper subunit SctW encodes MALGIGKEGAGMQLYVQRREQLSTEKEVSSEQAERRDALSEGEVQIAEDESPAAMLQKFAQATDEMSAAMAQFRNRRDYDKKSGASGDTVFDQVLDDNVAPKFDKLVKILKGTEGNNIENLLRQARAFFPDDSDLVLVLREMLRRRDIDEIVRKRLKNLLSKVEKEADPKRLKAGINVALKARLFGKKLMMSPALMRESYRDFLESDQGEIELYKEWITIYGIEKRGIVINFMEDSVLADIDSADPSCSHIEFGYLLGRIGQVKLIRSCDIVFIKNILNNILIRDFNKEEGDWLYFMFSILDNPQHLSKLLEEVLGDYIRFARKHDCATLLQTIYVSCKRLPHEVFSQPEHRDDLLSKFENIADKTLFQENIERRREVE; translated from the coding sequence ATGGCGCTAGGAATAGGTAAAGAAGGCGCGGGCATGCAGCTTTATGTGCAGCGCCGAGAACAACTTTCCACGGAAAAGGAAGTGAGCTCAGAACAGGCCGAGCGACGTGATGCTCTTTCAGAAGGAGAGGTACAGATCGCTGAGGATGAGTCGCCGGCAGCGATGTTGCAAAAATTCGCTCAGGCGACAGATGAAATGTCAGCGGCTATGGCGCAGTTCCGCAATCGTCGTGACTATGACAAAAAATCGGGCGCTTCGGGTGATACTGTCTTCGATCAGGTATTGGATGATAACGTTGCACCGAAATTCGATAAGCTGGTAAAGATCTTAAAAGGCACTGAAGGGAACAACATTGAGAACCTGCTTCGTCAGGCACGTGCTTTTTTTCCCGATGACAGCGATCTTGTATTGGTGCTACGCGAGATGCTACGGCGGAGAGACATTGATGAAATTGTCCGCAAGCGACTCAAAAATCTTCTCTCTAAGGTAGAAAAAGAGGCAGATCCCAAACGTCTGAAAGCCGGCATCAACGTTGCGTTGAAAGCGCGTTTGTTTGGGAAGAAACTAATGATGAGTCCCGCCCTGATGCGCGAAAGCTATCGGGACTTTCTGGAAAGTGACCAGGGTGAGATTGAGCTTTACAAGGAATGGATTACCATCTACGGAATAGAAAAGCGTGGGATAGTAATTAATTTTATGGAAGATTCTGTTCTGGCAGATATTGATTCAGCCGATCCAAGCTGTAGCCATATTGAATTTGGCTATCTGTTGGGAAGGATTGGGCAGGTAAAACTAATCCGTTCGTGCGATATTGTATTTATTAAGAATATTTTGAACAACATCTTAATCCGTGATTTCAACAAGGAGGAGGGTGACTGGCTATATTTTATGTTTAGTATTCTGGATAATCCTCAGCATCTTAGTAAACTTCTGGAGGAAGTCTTAGGAGATTATATTCGTTTTGCCAGGAAGCATGATTGTGCCACGCTCTTGCAAACTATTTATGTTTCGTGCAAAAGGCTTCCTCATGAAGTATTCAGTCAACCGGAACATCGTGATGATCTACTGAGTAAATTTGAAAATATTGCAGATAAGACATTATTTCAAGAAAACATTGAACGTCGCCGGGAAGTAGAATAA
- a CDS encoding ABC transporter ATP-binding protein: MLYSRFERLIDIFRDAPASTPPNSVWAFYVYYLRQVWQSFALLLVVGLVASLIEVALFRYLSTIIDMVNATPAATFFSDHASTLIWMAVVALVLRPLFIGLHDLLVHQTINPGMTSMIRWQNHNYVLRQSMNFFQNDFAGRIAQRIMQTGNALRDSAVQAVDALWHVLIYAITALVLFAEADWRLMIPLLVWIVGYIISLIYFVPRVKSRSVASSDARSKLMGTIVDGYTNITTLKLFAHSDLERQYAREAIGDQTEKTRQQGRMVTNMDVAITTLNGLLIVGTTGLALWLWTQSLISVGAIALATGLVIRIVNMSGWIMWVVNGIFENIGMVQDGLKTIAQPVSVTDRPQAPTLKVHSGEIRYENVDFNYGHDRRVIDNLQLTIRPGEKIGLIGPSGAGKSTLVNLLLRLYDLDGGRISIDGQDISQVSQESLRAQIGMITQDTSLLHRSIRDNLLYGRPHATEEEVLQAIHRAKADEFIPLLSDSEGRYGLDAHVGERGVKLSGGQRQRIAIARVLLKDAPVLIMDEATSALDSEVEAAIQESLETLMGGKTVIAIAHRLSTIAKMDRLVVLEKGRIAEIGSHSELLAKGGLYARLWHHQTGGFVGE; this comes from the coding sequence ATGCTGTACAGCCGCTTTGAACGACTGATTGATATCTTCCGGGATGCCCCTGCTTCTACGCCGCCCAATAGCGTCTGGGCCTTTTATGTCTACTACCTGCGCCAGGTATGGCAGAGTTTTGCCCTGCTGCTGGTCGTGGGGCTGGTTGCCTCGCTGATTGAGGTCGCCCTTTTTCGCTATCTCAGCACCATTATTGATATGGTCAACGCCACCCCAGCCGCGACCTTTTTCAGCGATCATGCGTCGACGCTTATCTGGATGGCCGTGGTTGCGCTGGTATTGCGGCCACTCTTTATCGGCCTGCACGACCTGCTGGTGCACCAGACCATTAATCCCGGCATGACCAGTATGATCCGCTGGCAGAATCATAACTATGTGCTGCGCCAGAGCATGAACTTCTTTCAGAATGATTTTGCCGGACGCATTGCGCAGCGCATCATGCAGACCGGCAACGCCCTGCGCGACTCTGCGGTACAGGCGGTGGACGCTTTGTGGCACGTACTGATATACGCCATCACCGCGCTGGTGCTGTTTGCCGAAGCGGACTGGCGGCTGATGATCCCGCTGCTGGTCTGGATAGTGGGCTACATCATCAGTCTGATCTACTTTGTGCCCAGGGTAAAATCCCGCTCGGTGGCCTCTTCTGATGCCCGTTCAAAGCTGATGGGCACCATTGTGGATGGCTACACCAATATCACCACCCTTAAGCTGTTTGCTCACAGCGATCTGGAACGTCAGTATGCGCGTGAGGCGATTGGCGATCAGACCGAGAAAACCCGCCAGCAGGGCCGTATGGTGACCAATATGGATGTGGCGATCACCACGCTGAACGGCCTGCTGATCGTCGGTACTACCGGCCTGGCGCTCTGGCTGTGGACGCAGTCGCTGATAAGCGTGGGGGCCATTGCGCTGGCGACCGGGCTGGTTATACGCATTGTGAATATGTCGGGTTGGATCATGTGGGTGGTGAACGGCATTTTTGAAAATATTGGTATGGTACAGGATGGGCTGAAAACAATTGCCCAGCCGGTCAGCGTCACCGACAGACCCCAGGCGCCAACGCTTAAGGTTCACAGCGGTGAAATTCGCTATGAGAATGTTGATTTTAACTACGGTCACGACCGCCGGGTGATTGATAACCTTCAGCTGACTATCCGTCCGGGCGAAAAAATTGGTTTGATTGGCCCGTCCGGAGCGGGAAAATCGACGCTGGTAAACCTGCTGCTGCGGCTGTATGACCTGGATGGCGGCAGGATTTCCATTGATGGACAGGATATTTCTCAGGTCAGCCAGGAGAGCCTGCGCGCACAGATAGGCATGATTACTCAGGATACCTCGCTGCTGCATCGCTCGATCCGCGACAATCTGCTGTATGGTCGGCCACATGCCACTGAGGAGGAGGTGCTTCAGGCCATCCACCGTGCCAAAGCGGACGAATTTATCCCTCTGCTTTCCGACTCCGAAGGACGTTATGGGCTGGATGCGCACGTTGGCGAGCGCGGCGTAAAACTCTCTGGCGGCCAGCGGCAGCGCATCGCTATTGCCCGGGTTCTGCTGAAAGATGCCCCTGTCCTGATTATGGATGAGGCGACCTCCGCGCTGGACTCCGAGGTGGAAGCGGCGATCCAGGAGAGCCTGGAAACGCTGATGGGCGGTAAAACGGTAATTGCTATCGCCCACCGTCTGTCCACTATCGCGAAAATGGATCGACTGGTGGTGCTGGAGAAGGGCCGCATTGCGGAGATAGGAAGCCATAGCGAACTGCTGGCGAAGGGCGGGCTATATGCGCGGCTGTGGCATCATCAAACCGGTGGATTTGTTGGCGAGTAG
- a CDS encoding benzoate transporter encodes MIYDCFTYYDEDMLLELRLNTLHQHVDKFVIVESLYTFTGKKREKLNFDIEKFSRFRDQIIYVVNEHVPTVHQHEFVSNGSVIAPGESDPWENERVARNAIMRGLTCAKDNDIIIVSDVDEIPRPEAIARFSPRHLCTTLYQHFHNYKFNVQVFNDDGSPRCATLTKMVHFSTLRDFFYGQPELLRNVKRRGNPIRDNWFRWNWLKYRTQVVNNGGWHFSWVMTDARISEKMSTIAHTEHDLPEFNNPDHIRRCVENNIDIWNRPRRMEIIPVTKENLPGWLVENRQRFAEFFRS; translated from the coding sequence ATGATCTATGATTGCTTCACCTATTATGATGAAGACATGCTTCTGGAATTACGTCTTAACACCCTTCACCAGCACGTTGATAAGTTTGTTATCGTTGAATCGCTTTACACCTTTACAGGTAAAAAGCGTGAAAAACTTAATTTCGATATTGAAAAATTCTCCCGCTTCCGGGATCAAATTATTTATGTCGTTAATGAGCACGTCCCAACCGTTCATCAGCATGAATTTGTATCGAATGGATCCGTTATTGCCCCTGGCGAATCCGATCCCTGGGAAAACGAAAGGGTGGCGCGCAACGCGATTATGCGCGGATTAACCTGTGCGAAGGATAACGACATCATCATTGTGTCCGATGTTGATGAGATACCCCGCCCGGAAGCCATCGCGCGATTCAGCCCACGGCACCTGTGCACCACGCTCTATCAACATTTCCATAACTATAAATTCAACGTACAGGTTTTTAATGATGACGGCTCCCCCCGCTGCGCAACGTTAACCAAAATGGTGCATTTCAGTACGCTACGCGACTTCTTTTATGGGCAACCCGAACTGCTGAGGAATGTGAAACGTCGGGGTAATCCCATTCGTGATAACTGGTTTCGCTGGAACTGGTTAAAATACCGAACCCAGGTAGTTAATAACGGAGGCTGGCATTTCTCATGGGTAATGACCGATGCCCGTATCAGCGAGAAGATGTCTACCATCGCCCATACCGAACATGACCTGCCGGAGTTTAATAACCCGGACCATATTCGCCGCTGTGTCGAAAATAATATTGATATCTGGAACCGCCCTCGCAGAATGGAAATCATCCCGGTGACAAAGGAGAATCTTCCTGGCTGGCTGGTGGAAAATCGTCAGCGCTTTGCCGAGTTTTTCAGAAGCTAA
- a CDS encoding helix-turn-helix domain-containing protein, with translation MKSNIENDCLTAGESYQFPRHSLLYIKADHSGCDVWINTKDKDEKLCIERHDSGMLVLTPCMLTVDMGNLNCTRLDLPHLTKLQVFIDKAQNKKKDQNNRVWGYLSANLSMQPTTREIEYWFLNQSLANADSIKSFSETLRNNEWYDLVEFLLEESCDSSTQRISALSQRYGLSVSHFRRLARRALGNTTKVEMRDWRLVRAILDLIESKSNNLTTIAMNHGYASLSHFSNEVKDAFGVSPRNLKNLYMRVDS, from the coding sequence ATGAAAAGTAACATCGAAAACGATTGTTTAACTGCTGGGGAGTCTTACCAATTCCCACGTCACTCATTACTGTATATCAAAGCCGATCATTCCGGTTGTGATGTGTGGATTAATACAAAAGATAAAGACGAAAAATTGTGTATTGAAAGGCATGATAGTGGAATGCTGGTATTGACACCCTGTATGCTTACTGTAGATATGGGTAACCTGAACTGTACCAGGCTCGATCTCCCTCACCTTACAAAATTACAGGTTTTCATTGATAAAGCTCAGAATAAGAAAAAAGATCAAAATAATAGGGTCTGGGGTTATTTATCAGCGAACCTGAGTATGCAGCCAACGACAAGAGAAATTGAATATTGGTTCCTGAATCAGTCACTGGCGAACGCTGATTCCATCAAGTCCTTCAGCGAGACATTAAGGAATAACGAATGGTACGATCTGGTAGAATTTCTGCTGGAGGAGTCATGTGACAGCTCAACTCAACGCATAAGCGCCCTTAGCCAACGTTACGGGTTATCTGTGTCCCACTTCAGGAGGCTTGCGCGCCGGGCTTTAGGAAACACGACTAAGGTAGAAATGCGCGACTGGCGGCTGGTAAGAGCAATATTGGATCTCATTGAAAGTAAAAGTAACAACCTGACGACTATCGCCATGAACCACGGGTACGCCTCCCTGTCTCATTTCTCTAATGAAGTAAAGGATGCATTCGGAGTGTCTCCACGAAATTTAAAAAATTTATACATGCGAGTTGATTCATGA
- a CDS encoding winged helix-turn-helix domain-containing protein — protein sequence MNAIYYEFEQFRFINGRLLAKDKGGIALAPKEASVLHYLLEQANTVVSKEDLIRNVWKGGTVSDESLTRCIYVLRRALGQSNARRFIETVYGKGYRFLAEVHVAEQQELVNVGCSGKSRKQLVKKCSIALFPFEMKRKNIAVCLHDQLIEWVQYFKNENNLSILLVSSFFIQSLKGYSNFLLALEKSNADYYITGAEISYKEQEIIRVELVRAKDHSVVQREAVYLSDDRNIYYQALFSVIMTMISSVNPDDASKINITAKLGHVRQLPSMII from the coding sequence GTGAATGCAATTTACTATGAATTTGAACAGTTTCGTTTTATAAATGGACGTCTGCTGGCTAAAGATAAGGGGGGGATTGCGCTGGCCCCAAAGGAGGCTTCGGTACTCCATTATTTATTGGAGCAGGCTAATACAGTAGTTTCCAAAGAAGACTTAATCCGAAATGTCTGGAAAGGCGGGACGGTATCTGATGAATCATTGACACGCTGTATCTATGTGCTTCGCCGCGCCCTTGGTCAATCGAATGCCAGGCGTTTCATCGAAACAGTTTATGGAAAAGGTTATCGGTTTCTTGCTGAGGTGCATGTAGCAGAGCAACAGGAGCTGGTAAATGTGGGCTGCTCAGGTAAAAGTAGAAAGCAGTTAGTCAAAAAATGCAGCATTGCATTGTTTCCTTTTGAAATGAAGAGGAAAAACATCGCGGTTTGCCTGCACGATCAGTTGATTGAATGGGTGCAATATTTTAAAAACGAAAATAATCTGTCAATCCTGCTTGTCTCGTCATTTTTCATACAATCCCTTAAAGGTTACAGTAATTTTCTATTGGCTCTTGAAAAATCGAATGCAGATTACTATATCACGGGCGCTGAGATTAGCTATAAAGAACAAGAGATCATCAGGGTGGAGCTGGTGAGAGCTAAAGACCATTCCGTTGTGCAACGCGAAGCGGTATATTTATCGGACGATAGGAATATTTACTATCAGGCGCTTTTTTCAGTGATCATGACAATGATTTCATCAGTCAACCCTGACGATGCGTCGAAGATAAACATCACAGCAAAGTTAGGACACGTCCGTCAACTACCCAGCATGATAATCTGA
- a CDS encoding winged helix-turn-helix domain-containing protein, translated as MQRRSIKGYCFGDFYLTYNEVLYKSQRVISVPPKEMHLLSILVENAGQVVKKEDLIRAIWRHGEINDESLTRCVYALRKLLGENKTSKYIKTLFSKGYIFIFPVSVRHNVEREIVPKATGLLKDSEVVNHTLEAYSSLPKNLYHDDSTDKFYRAYQLIMNDKLKIAIELIDDLEKDKLYSSRVALLKKEIIKKIDHNLADSLSNCF; from the coding sequence ATGCAGAGAAGGAGTATCAAAGGATATTGCTTCGGTGATTTCTACTTAACATATAATGAAGTTTTGTATAAATCTCAGAGGGTAATTTCTGTTCCGCCTAAGGAGATGCATCTCTTGAGTATTTTGGTGGAAAACGCGGGCCAGGTAGTAAAAAAAGAAGATCTTATTAGAGCTATTTGGAGGCATGGCGAAATTAACGACGAGTCACTTACGCGATGTGTCTATGCGTTAAGAAAATTACTCGGAGAGAACAAAACAAGTAAATATATTAAAACTCTTTTTAGTAAAGGGTATATTTTTATATTTCCTGTCAGCGTAAGGCACAACGTTGAAAGAGAGATCGTACCGAAAGCCACGGGGCTGCTTAAGGATTCTGAAGTAGTAAATCATACATTAGAAGCTTATTCATCACTGCCTAAAAATCTTTATCATGATGATTCTACTGATAAATTTTACCGCGCATATCAGCTGATTATGAATGATAAGTTAAAAATAGCCATCGAACTGATTGATGATCTTGAAAAAGATAAATTATATTCTTCTCGAGTGGCATTACTAAAAAAGGAAATTATAAAGAAAATTGATCATAATTTAGCTGATAGCTTAAGTAATTGTTTTTGA
- a CDS encoding EscV/YscV/HrcV family type III secretion system export apparatus protein yields MNRFLSKIRNHPELFILVLVVVIISMLVIPLPTYLVDFLIGLNMVLSIMVFLASFYIDRILNFSTFPAVLLITTLFRLALSVSTSRLILNDADAGEIIATFGQFVIGDNLVVGFVIFSIVTIVQFMVITKGAERVAEVAARFSLDGMPGKQMSIDADLRAGSIDATGASERRSVVERESQLYGSFDGAMKFIKGDAIAGIIVIFINLIGGMSVGVAQHGMDMSTALSVYTLLTIGDGLVAQIPALLIAIGAGFIVTRVNGDGDNMGRNIIDQLFKNPSVLIIGAIIALGIGSLPGFPFAVFLILAVSLAGVFYYQYWKDKKSLRETDVQAEDGFDPDSASGDSESSLGLITDLDSIRSETVPVIILVNENDVDIFEKERLTDRYRSQFFIDYGISLPEITLKPSANADPDTVIILINEIKADLIRVKFNHHRVVNSSEELEHMGIPFVTIDNMVWVDEGQKKSLSALGYQLRNSIDEVYYMFSAIMIRHIGEYFGVQETKNMLEKLEEKYPDLMKEVMRHATIQRISEVLQRLLGERISVRNMKLIMEAIALWAPREKDVISLVEHIRGAMARYICHKFSAGNTLRVIMLSNDFEEKLRQGIRNTSAGTFLNLDPAVADELMDKFSLAMENVTISCRDLVVLSSVDIRRFLKRFLEARFKDLEVMSFGEVTDTVSISVIKTI; encoded by the coding sequence ATGAATAGGTTTTTAAGTAAAATAAGAAATCATCCAGAATTATTTATACTGGTATTGGTTGTCGTTATTATTTCGATGCTGGTTATTCCTCTTCCAACTTATCTGGTCGATTTTTTAATCGGTTTAAATATGGTTCTTTCAATTATGGTGTTCCTGGCATCATTTTACATTGACAGAATCCTGAATTTCTCAACATTTCCTGCAGTGCTGCTTATAACGACATTGTTTCGTTTAGCGTTGTCGGTTAGCACCAGCCGACTGATTCTAAATGATGCAGACGCAGGTGAGATTATCGCTACCTTTGGACAGTTTGTTATTGGAGATAACCTGGTTGTAGGGTTTGTTATCTTCTCTATTGTTACCATTGTACAGTTTATGGTTATCACCAAAGGTGCGGAGCGTGTTGCCGAAGTAGCAGCACGATTCTCACTGGATGGTATGCCCGGAAAGCAAATGAGTATTGATGCTGATTTGCGTGCTGGATCAATTGATGCTACAGGCGCATCAGAACGCCGGAGCGTGGTTGAACGTGAGAGTCAGTTATACGGTTCTTTTGATGGTGCAATGAAATTCATCAAAGGAGATGCCATCGCAGGTATTATTGTTATTTTCATTAACCTTATCGGGGGGATGAGCGTCGGAGTTGCGCAGCATGGCATGGATATGTCAACTGCTCTTTCTGTTTATACCCTACTGACGATTGGTGACGGTTTAGTCGCACAGATCCCTGCGCTATTGATTGCTATTGGTGCGGGATTTATTGTTACACGCGTAAACGGCGATGGTGACAATATGGGACGAAACATAATAGATCAGCTCTTCAAAAATCCCTCTGTGTTAATAATTGGAGCAATTATCGCACTTGGCATCGGCAGCTTACCTGGCTTTCCTTTTGCCGTATTTCTGATCTTAGCTGTGTCACTTGCTGGCGTTTTTTACTATCAATACTGGAAAGATAAGAAATCCCTGAGAGAAACGGACGTGCAGGCAGAAGATGGTTTTGATCCCGATTCCGCCTCCGGCGATAGTGAAAGTTCTCTTGGATTGATAACCGATCTGGACAGTATTCGGTCAGAAACGGTGCCTGTAATTATTCTTGTCAATGAGAATGATGTAGATATATTTGAAAAAGAGAGACTTACCGATCGCTATCGCAGTCAGTTCTTCATTGATTACGGTATTAGCCTCCCTGAAATTACACTAAAACCCTCGGCCAACGCTGATCCAGATACAGTCATAATTCTGATTAATGAGATAAAGGCCGATCTAATTCGCGTCAAGTTTAACCATCATCGAGTCGTTAACAGTTCTGAAGAACTCGAGCACATGGGGATCCCCTTTGTCACAATCGATAATATGGTATGGGTTGACGAAGGGCAGAAAAAATCGCTTTCTGCATTGGGATACCAACTTCGAAATAGTATTGATGAAGTTTACTATATGTTCTCGGCTATCATGATTAGGCATATTGGTGAATATTTTGGTGTTCAGGAAACCAAGAATATGTTGGAAAAACTTGAGGAAAAATATCCTGATTTAATGAAAGAAGTGATGCGGCATGCCACCATTCAGCGAATCTCTGAGGTATTACAGCGCCTGTTAGGCGAACGTATTTCCGTGCGTAACATGAAACTTATTATGGAAGCTATTGCGCTATGGGCTCCGCGAGAGAAAGATGTTATTTCACTGGTTGAACACATCCGTGGAGCGATGGCCCGATATATTTGCCACAAGTTCTCGGCCGGTAACACATTACGTGTAATCATGCTTTCAAATGATTTTGAAGAGAAATTAAGACAAGGTATCAGGAATACTTCTGCAGGAACATTTCTCAACCTGGACCCTGCGGTTGCTGATGAACTTATGGATAAGTTTTCACTTGCTATGGAGAACGTGACGATCTCATGTCGCGATCTTGTCGTACTCTCCTCAGTTGATATTAGGCGCTTTCTAAAAAGATTTTTAGAGGCGCGATTTAAAGATCTTGAGGTCATGTCGTTTGGTGAGGTAACCGATACAGTATCAATTAGTGTCATTAAAACCATCTAA